In Alcaligenes faecalis, the sequence GGCCTATGTTCATCCTACCGCTGTACTGATTGGTGACGTCATTATTGGCGAGGGCGTGTATATCGGCCCTCTGGCCAGTTTGCGAGGGGACTTCGGACGCATCATCATGAAGGCAGGCTCCAATATTCAGGACACCTGTGTCATTCATGGCACGCCTTATCAGGACACGGTGGTGCATGAAGACGGCCACGTCGGGCACGGCGCGGTGCTGCACGGCTGCGTCATTGGCCGCAACGTGCTGGTGGGCATGAATGCCGTCGTCATGGACGCGGCGGACATCGGTGCGGACAGCATTATTGGTGCCATGGCCTTTGTGAAAAAAGGCATGCAGGTGCCGCCCCGCAGCCTGGTGGCGGGTTCTCCGGCTACGGTGGTCAAGGAGCTGGATCAGAAAGCCATTGATGGCAAATTCTTCGGTACGCGCATGTACCAGCGTCTGGCCCAGCGTTCCCTGGCAACGATGCAGCGCGTGGAGCCTTTGACAGAAGTGGACGCAGACCGCCCGCGTTTGCGTGAAGATCAGATTTATCCGGTGGATAAGTAAGGCAGGTCAGCCTGTC encodes:
- a CDS encoding phenylacetic acid degradation protein PaaY, yielding MQNIYSIDGLVPVVHPTAYVHPTAVLIGDVIIGEGVYIGPLASLRGDFGRIIMKAGSNIQDTCVIHGTPYQDTVVHEDGHVGHGAVLHGCVIGRNVLVGMNAVVMDAADIGADSIIGAMAFVKKGMQVPPRSLVAGSPATVVKELDQKAIDGKFFGTRMYQRLAQRSLATMQRVEPLTEVDADRPRLREDQIYPVDK